From the Astatotilapia calliptera chromosome 6, fAstCal1.2, whole genome shotgun sequence genome, one window contains:
- the smad1 gene encoding mothers against decapentaplegic homolog 1 isoform X1 → MNVTSLFSFTSPAVKRLLGWKQGDEEEKWAEKAVDALVKKLKKKKGAMEELERALSCPGQPSNCVTIPRSLDGRLQVSHRKGLPHVIYCRVWRWPDLQSHHELKALECCEYPFGSKQKDVCINPYHYKRVDSPVLPPVLVPRNSEFNAKHTMLPRFRNPLQQNEPHMPQNATFPESFGQANTLPFPHSPGNSYPNSPGSGSSVTFPHSPSSSDPGSPFQMPETPPPAYMPPEEQMSQDCPQPMDTNLMAPPLPLESNNRAGNHDVQPVAYEEPKHWCSIVYYELNNRVGEAFQASSTSVLVDGFTDPSNNRNRFCLGLLSNVNRNSTIENTRRHIGKGVHLYYVGGEVYAECLSDSSIFVQSRNCNYHHGFHPTTVCKIPSGCSLKIFNNQEFAELLAQSVNHGFEAVYELTKMCTIRMSFVKGWGAEYHRQDVTSTPCWIEIHLHGPLQWLDKVLTQMGSPHNPISSVS, encoded by the exons ATGAATGTCACTTCGCTCTTCTCCTTCACCAGCCCAGCCGTGAAACGGCTGCTGGGTTGGAAGCAGGGAGATGAGGAAGAGAAATGGGCAGAAAAGGCAGTGGATGCTCTGGTtaagaaactgaaaaagaaaaagggagccATGGAGGAGCTGGAGCGGGCTCTCAGCTGCCCGGGTCAGCCCAGTAACTGTGTGACAATCCCCCGCTCACTGGATGGACGGCTGCAGGTGTCTCACAGGAAAGGCCTGCCCCACGTCATCTATTGTCGGGTGTGGCGCTGGCCTGACTTGCAGTCCCACCATGAGCTGAAAGCGCTGGAATGCTGCGAGTACCCCTTTGGCTCCAAACAGAAGGATGTGTGCATCAATCCCTACCACTACAAACGAGTGGACAGTCCAG TGCTGCCACCTGTCTTGGTACCAAGGAACAGCGAGTTTAATGCCAAGCATACGATGTTGCCTCGCTTTCGCAACCCCTTACAACAGAACGAGCCACACATGCCCCAAAATGCCAccttcccagaatcctttggtCAGGCAAACACCTTGCCTTTCCCACATTCACCTGGGAACAGTTACCCAAACTCACCTGGAAGTGGCAGCAGCGTCACCTTTCCTCATTCACCATCTAGCTCTGACCCCGGCAGTCCATTCCAGATGCCAG AGACTCCCCCTCCTGCCTACATGCCCCCAGAGGAGCAGATGAGCCAGGATTGCCCTCAGCCAATGGACACCAACCTCATGGCTCCACCATTGCCCCTGGAGAGTAACAACCGGGCAGGTAACCATG ATGTGCAGCCTGTGGCCTATGAAGAACCCAAGCACTGGTGCTCTATTGTTTACTACGAGCTCAATAATCGTGTTGGAGAGGCCTTCCAGGCTTCCTCCACCAGTGTGCTCGTCGATGGCTTCACAGATCCCTCCAACAACCGCAACCGATTCTGCCTCGGCCTGCTCTCAAACGTCAACCGCAACTCTACTATTGAGAATACCAGGAGGCACATTGGCAAAG GCGTCCATCTGTATTACGTTGGAGGGGAGGTGTATGCAGAATGTCTGAGTGACAGCAGTATCTTCGTCCAGAGTCGTAACTGCAATTATCATCACGGCTTCCATCCCACGACTGTTTGCAAGATTCCCAGCGGCTGCAGCCTAAAGATTTTCAACAACCAGGAGTTCGCTGAGCTGCTGGCTCAGTCCGTCAACCACGGCTTTGAGGCCGTTTATGAGCTCACCAAGATGTGCACTATCCGCATGAGCTTTGTTAAG gGCTGGGGTGCAGAGTACCACCGCCAAGATGTGACCAGCACACCCTGCTGGATTGAGATTCACCTGCACGGCCCCCTGCAGTGGTTGGATAAGGTGCTGACTCAGATGGGCTCCCCTCACAACCCCATATCCTCCGTCTCCTAG
- the smad1 gene encoding mothers against decapentaplegic homolog 1 isoform X2, translating to MNVTSLFSFTSPAVKRLLGWKQGDEEEKWAEKAVDALVKKLKKKKGAMEELERALSCPGQPSNCVTIPRSLDGRLQVSHRKGLPHVIYCRVWRWPDLQSHHELKALECCEYPFGSKQKDVCINPYHYKRVDSPVLPPVLVPRNSEFNAKHTMLPRFRNPLQQNEPHMPQNATFPESFGQANTLPFPHSPGNSYPNSPGSGSSVTFPHSPSSSDPGSPFQMPETPPPAYMPPEEQMSQDCPQPMDTNLMAPPLPLESNNRADVQPVAYEEPKHWCSIVYYELNNRVGEAFQASSTSVLVDGFTDPSNNRNRFCLGLLSNVNRNSTIENTRRHIGKGVHLYYVGGEVYAECLSDSSIFVQSRNCNYHHGFHPTTVCKIPSGCSLKIFNNQEFAELLAQSVNHGFEAVYELTKMCTIRMSFVKGWGAEYHRQDVTSTPCWIEIHLHGPLQWLDKVLTQMGSPHNPISSVS from the exons ATGAATGTCACTTCGCTCTTCTCCTTCACCAGCCCAGCCGTGAAACGGCTGCTGGGTTGGAAGCAGGGAGATGAGGAAGAGAAATGGGCAGAAAAGGCAGTGGATGCTCTGGTtaagaaactgaaaaagaaaaagggagccATGGAGGAGCTGGAGCGGGCTCTCAGCTGCCCGGGTCAGCCCAGTAACTGTGTGACAATCCCCCGCTCACTGGATGGACGGCTGCAGGTGTCTCACAGGAAAGGCCTGCCCCACGTCATCTATTGTCGGGTGTGGCGCTGGCCTGACTTGCAGTCCCACCATGAGCTGAAAGCGCTGGAATGCTGCGAGTACCCCTTTGGCTCCAAACAGAAGGATGTGTGCATCAATCCCTACCACTACAAACGAGTGGACAGTCCAG TGCTGCCACCTGTCTTGGTACCAAGGAACAGCGAGTTTAATGCCAAGCATACGATGTTGCCTCGCTTTCGCAACCCCTTACAACAGAACGAGCCACACATGCCCCAAAATGCCAccttcccagaatcctttggtCAGGCAAACACCTTGCCTTTCCCACATTCACCTGGGAACAGTTACCCAAACTCACCTGGAAGTGGCAGCAGCGTCACCTTTCCTCATTCACCATCTAGCTCTGACCCCGGCAGTCCATTCCAGATGCCAG AGACTCCCCCTCCTGCCTACATGCCCCCAGAGGAGCAGATGAGCCAGGATTGCCCTCAGCCAATGGACACCAACCTCATGGCTCCACCATTGCCCCTGGAGAGTAACAACCGGGCAG ATGTGCAGCCTGTGGCCTATGAAGAACCCAAGCACTGGTGCTCTATTGTTTACTACGAGCTCAATAATCGTGTTGGAGAGGCCTTCCAGGCTTCCTCCACCAGTGTGCTCGTCGATGGCTTCACAGATCCCTCCAACAACCGCAACCGATTCTGCCTCGGCCTGCTCTCAAACGTCAACCGCAACTCTACTATTGAGAATACCAGGAGGCACATTGGCAAAG GCGTCCATCTGTATTACGTTGGAGGGGAGGTGTATGCAGAATGTCTGAGTGACAGCAGTATCTTCGTCCAGAGTCGTAACTGCAATTATCATCACGGCTTCCATCCCACGACTGTTTGCAAGATTCCCAGCGGCTGCAGCCTAAAGATTTTCAACAACCAGGAGTTCGCTGAGCTGCTGGCTCAGTCCGTCAACCACGGCTTTGAGGCCGTTTATGAGCTCACCAAGATGTGCACTATCCGCATGAGCTTTGTTAAG gGCTGGGGTGCAGAGTACCACCGCCAAGATGTGACCAGCACACCCTGCTGGATTGAGATTCACCTGCACGGCCCCCTGCAGTGGTTGGATAAGGTGCTGACTCAGATGGGCTCCCCTCACAACCCCATATCCTCCGTCTCCTAG